In Desulfomonile tiedjei DSM 6799, a genomic segment contains:
- a CDS encoding SDR family NAD(P)-dependent oxidoreductase, translated as MIGIVSYGGYIPRLRLNRMSIYQTMGWFAPAVVLVAQGERSFCNWDEDSLTMAVSASQDCLRDLDKSAVHGVYLCSTSLPFADRSNAGMLKTALNLRDDIVTQDLTSSLKSGTTGLIAALSSIGREGRKNILVTASDKRETKAAYFYEMWFGDGAASLLVGDSDVIAEFKGSYSVSHDFVDHFRGDRSKYDYMWEERWVRDAGYSRIVPEAVKGLFGKLSISMDQVDKFVFPCFFKAEHRKIAASLGAGPEKLVDNLHDVCGETGTAHPLVMLVQTLEQAKPGDRILVAGFGQGCDALYFQVTENIVNLPQRVGIGGSLANKKTTDNYAKFLRFRDLIQTEMGIRAEMPTQTAMTVLWRNRKMLLGMVGGKCTECGTPQFPKMDICVNPDCRKTGTQVEYEFADSPATVKSFTGDLLAVSLDPPAIYGMVQFDGGGRFMADFTDCELSDVRVGQPVKLAFRKRYTDTERGFSGYFWKAVPLPIQEEPKSDEIRFDGQVAIVTGAGAGLGRIYALELAKRGAKLVVNDLGGSRDGAGGSQAAADTVVEEIKALGAEAVASYDSVATPEGGAAIVEKAVEAFGRVDIVINNAGILRDRTLAKMEPSEWAAIRSVHLDGAFNVTKPAFMKMREQGYGRIIVTTSAAGLYGNFGQTNYSAAKMGLAGFMNTLKLEGEKYNIKINAVAPVAATRLTEDVLPPDLFEKLKPEYVAPLVLYLCADSCSETGMVFNAEMGCYNRAAVVTGPGAIVGDGVAPPTPEQIQQNWDAINDMTGAAESYNATVALGAMLEAFNPKSESTTPAPKPTVTVKSIFERMPEAFRSDKAAGVDVVFQYRITGSGGGEWHVIIKDAACTVLPGKHEKPTTSIIMSDEDFLALITGKLNAMQAFTSGKLKIEGDLMKSQLIEKLFKF; from the coding sequence ATGATCGGCATTGTTTCATATGGCGGGTACATTCCCAGACTAAGGCTCAACCGCATGAGCATCTACCAAACCATGGGCTGGTTCGCTCCGGCTGTCGTCCTGGTTGCGCAGGGCGAGAGATCCTTCTGCAATTGGGACGAGGACAGCTTGACCATGGCTGTGTCGGCATCACAGGATTGTCTTCGGGATTTGGATAAATCGGCAGTGCACGGCGTCTATCTTTGCTCCACCTCCCTACCCTTTGCCGATCGATCCAATGCAGGAATGCTGAAGACTGCTCTTAATCTTCGTGACGATATAGTCACCCAGGATTTGACATCGTCGCTCAAATCCGGCACCACCGGATTAATTGCGGCGCTATCTTCCATCGGGCGGGAAGGCCGTAAGAATATCCTGGTGACCGCATCCGATAAGAGAGAAACCAAAGCGGCTTATTTCTACGAAATGTGGTTTGGTGACGGCGCGGCTTCGCTGCTGGTGGGGGACTCTGACGTTATTGCCGAGTTCAAAGGGTCTTATTCAGTCTCTCACGATTTTGTGGATCACTTCCGTGGAGATCGTTCCAAATACGATTACATGTGGGAAGAGCGTTGGGTTCGGGATGCAGGTTACTCCAGGATTGTTCCTGAAGCAGTTAAAGGTCTGTTCGGGAAGCTTTCCATTTCCATGGATCAGGTGGATAAATTCGTTTTTCCCTGCTTTTTCAAAGCCGAACACCGCAAAATAGCAGCAAGTCTTGGCGCAGGTCCGGAAAAGCTGGTGGATAATCTCCACGATGTGTGCGGTGAAACCGGAACCGCCCATCCTCTGGTCATGCTCGTCCAGACTCTGGAACAGGCCAAGCCCGGTGACAGAATACTCGTTGCCGGATTCGGACAGGGATGCGATGCTCTCTATTTCCAGGTAACGGAAAATATTGTCAATCTTCCGCAAAGGGTCGGCATCGGCGGCTCTCTGGCGAACAAGAAAACCACGGATAATTATGCCAAGTTCCTTAGATTTCGCGATCTCATCCAAACGGAAATGGGAATTCGCGCGGAAATGCCGACTCAGACCGCAATGACGGTTCTTTGGCGAAACCGGAAAATGCTCCTTGGCATGGTGGGTGGCAAATGCACTGAATGCGGCACCCCCCAATTTCCGAAAATGGATATTTGCGTGAATCCCGATTGCCGAAAGACCGGTACCCAAGTGGAGTATGAATTTGCCGATTCACCCGCAACGGTGAAGAGTTTTACCGGCGATCTTCTGGCAGTGTCCCTGGACCCGCCTGCAATCTACGGCATGGTGCAATTCGATGGCGGTGGCAGGTTCATGGCTGACTTTACGGATTGCGAGCTTTCTGACGTCCGAGTGGGGCAGCCGGTGAAACTGGCTTTCAGAAAGCGCTACACCGATACGGAACGCGGATTCAGCGGCTATTTCTGGAAAGCAGTTCCTCTGCCGATTCAGGAAGAGCCGAAATCGGATGAAATCCGCTTCGACGGCCAGGTGGCAATCGTAACCGGTGCAGGTGCGGGTCTGGGCCGTATTTATGCTCTGGAACTTGCGAAGCGCGGGGCTAAGCTGGTGGTCAACGATCTGGGCGGTTCCCGGGATGGAGCAGGAGGATCGCAGGCAGCAGCGGATACAGTGGTGGAAGAGATCAAAGCTCTCGGCGCGGAAGCGGTTGCAAGCTACGATTCCGTTGCCACTCCTGAAGGAGGAGCCGCAATAGTCGAAAAGGCTGTCGAGGCGTTCGGTCGCGTGGACATTGTTATAAACAATGCAGGAATCTTAAGAGATCGGACTCTCGCGAAAATGGAGCCGTCGGAATGGGCGGCAATACGGTCCGTTCACCTCGACGGCGCATTCAATGTGACCAAACCTGCATTCATGAAAATGCGTGAACAGGGATACGGCCGCATCATAGTGACGACTTCTGCTGCAGGACTGTACGGGAACTTCGGCCAGACAAACTATTCAGCGGCAAAGATGGGACTCGCGGGCTTCATGAATACGTTGAAGCTGGAAGGCGAGAAATACAACATTAAGATCAACGCCGTAGCTCCCGTGGCAGCCACACGCCTCACAGAGGACGTGCTTCCACCCGATCTTTTCGAAAAACTGAAGCCGGAGTACGTTGCACCTCTTGTACTGTACCTGTGCGCGGATTCCTGTTCGGAAACAGGCATGGTTTTCAATGCCGAAATGGGCTGCTACAACCGGGCGGCCGTGGTGACCGGTCCGGGCGCTATCGTGGGCGATGGAGTCGCCCCCCCTACCCCGGAACAGATTCAGCAGAATTGGGACGCCATTAACGACATGACTGGCGCAGCGGAATCGTACAATGCGACCGTTGCTCTCGGTGCGATGCTGGAGGCATTCAACCCGAAGTCTGAGAGCACGACCCCGGCTCCAAAACCAACCGTCACCGTCAAGAGCATCTTCGAGCGCATGCCTGAAGCATTCCGATCGGACAAAGCCGCGGGCGTGGACGTTGTGTTTCAGTATCGCATCACCGGAAGTGGCGGCGGCGAGTGGCACGTTATTATCAAGGATGCCGCGTGCACGGTGCTCCCGGGTAAACACGAGAAACCAACGACTTCGATAATCATGTCGGATGAAGATTTTCTGGCCCTCATCACGGGCAAGTTGAACGCGATGCAGGCTTTCACCTCGGGAAAGCTCAAAATCGAGGGTGATCTCATGAAAT
- a CDS encoding SDR family oxidoreductase — protein sequence MALDLDSVGKKIGPVTREYDWKDVVLYALGVGAGFEDLEYCYENRLKTIPSFSIGAVFDFLAEVGLSSGANLAGILHGEQDIIFHNPIPVKGKLITEGAITGIYDKGAEKGALVVAEADTFHSDGQKLFTNIFTLFCRRDGGFGGDDAPGETIEFPDRPPDFEEHALPSADQPLLYRLSGDIFALHVDPDFAKASGFTKPIMHGLCTHGYACRAVIKHLFPGEPERMTRFRNRFSKTIYPGVPIKTQIWKLEEGRAVFRTVNTETGEVVIDRGLVEWLTPEEIEQRSKRQGIRFDDQVAVVTGAGQGLGRLYALELAKRGAKVVVNDLGGARDGSGQGSSTPADKVVEEIKALGGEAVASYDSVSTPEGGEAIIDKAVEAFGRVDILINNAGILRDKSLTKMEASEWDAVMSVHLDGAYNVTRPAYIKMRENGYGRIIVTTSAAGLYGNFGQTNYSAAKMALVGFMNSLKLEGEKNGIKINAIAPIAMTRLTEDILPPDLSEKLKPEFVTPLVMFLCSEQCPVTGSIYNAGMGYYNRAAIVTGPGVVLGDGQTIPTAEEIARNSKNIASLEGAAECYSITAALGDMLNAVGKPVLKTPPKSGDQTVSRVFDRIQDAFQADKAAGLDVVFQYKISGPNGGEWHVIVKDGTCTVAQGVHAAPTTTILMAAEDFLKLIGKELNAMQAYTSGKLKIQGDLMKSQLIEKLFKF from the coding sequence ATGGCCCTGGATTTGGACAGTGTCGGGAAGAAGATTGGTCCTGTTACCCGCGAATACGACTGGAAGGATGTAGTCCTGTACGCCCTTGGAGTCGGCGCCGGGTTCGAGGATCTGGAATACTGCTACGAAAATCGGCTCAAAACCATTCCCAGTTTCTCAATCGGCGCGGTTTTCGACTTTCTTGCAGAGGTGGGGCTCAGTTCCGGAGCTAATCTCGCAGGGATTCTCCACGGCGAGCAGGATATCATTTTTCACAACCCCATACCGGTTAAAGGAAAATTGATCACAGAGGGCGCAATTACAGGCATTTACGACAAGGGTGCCGAAAAGGGCGCTCTTGTGGTTGCCGAAGCCGACACCTTCCATTCCGACGGTCAGAAGCTGTTCACGAACATATTCACCCTGTTCTGCCGTCGCGATGGCGGATTTGGGGGAGATGACGCGCCGGGAGAAACCATCGAGTTTCCTGACCGTCCACCGGATTTTGAGGAGCACGCGTTACCGTCTGCGGATCAACCTCTCCTGTACAGGCTTTCCGGCGACATCTTCGCGCTTCATGTGGACCCGGATTTTGCCAAAGCCAGCGGTTTCACCAAACCAATCATGCACGGCTTGTGTACCCATGGATACGCGTGCAGAGCAGTCATAAAGCACCTCTTTCCGGGTGAGCCCGAGCGCATGACGCGATTCCGGAATCGCTTCTCCAAAACCATTTACCCGGGTGTGCCCATCAAGACGCAAATCTGGAAGCTTGAAGAAGGTCGGGCAGTCTTTCGGACCGTCAATACTGAAACCGGAGAAGTCGTCATAGATCGGGGACTCGTGGAATGGCTTACTCCAGAAGAGATTGAACAGCGTTCCAAACGACAGGGCATCCGGTTCGACGATCAGGTTGCGGTTGTCACCGGAGCCGGACAGGGCCTTGGACGTTTGTACGCCCTGGAATTGGCAAAACGCGGAGCCAAAGTAGTGGTGAACGATCTCGGAGGAGCCCGCGATGGCTCAGGTCAAGGTTCGAGTACTCCTGCGGATAAAGTGGTGGAAGAAATCAAAGCTCTCGGAGGCGAAGCAGTAGCGTCCTACGATTCGGTTTCCACTCCCGAAGGGGGCGAAGCCATAATCGACAAAGCTGTTGAAGCATTCGGAAGGGTAGACATCCTCATTAACAATGCCGGCATCCTGCGGGACAAGAGCCTGACCAAAATGGAAGCTTCGGAATGGGATGCGGTCATGTCGGTTCACCTCGACGGAGCCTATAACGTAACCAGACCCGCATATATCAAGATGAGAGAGAATGGCTATGGCCGCATAATCGTGACTACGTCGGCAGCGGGACTGTACGGAAATTTCGGCCAGACCAACTATTCCGCGGCCAAAATGGCTCTTGTAGGTTTTATGAACAGCCTGAAACTCGAGGGCGAGAAGAACGGCATCAAAATCAACGCAATTGCCCCAATTGCCATGACAAGACTGACCGAAGACATACTTCCACCGGACCTCTCGGAAAAGCTGAAACCGGAATTCGTCACTCCGCTGGTCATGTTTCTGTGCTCCGAACAATGCCCGGTCACCGGCTCGATTTACAATGCAGGAATGGGGTACTACAACCGAGCCGCCATTGTAACCGGACCCGGTGTTGTCCTCGGTGACGGACAAACCATTCCGACTGCTGAAGAAATCGCTCGCAACAGCAAGAATATCGCATCACTCGAAGGCGCTGCCGAATGTTACAGCATCACTGCTGCTCTGGGAGATATGTTGAACGCTGTTGGAAAACCTGTGCTGAAAACACCTCCGAAAAGTGGCGATCAGACTGTCTCGCGAGTGTTCGATCGCATCCAAGATGCTTTTCAAGCCGACAAAGCTGCCGGATTGGACGTGGTGTTTCAGTACAAGATTTCAGGTCCGAACGGTGGGGAATGGCATGTAATCGTCAAGGATGGAACCTGCACGGTTGCACAAGGAGTCCATGCTGCTCCAACAACGACAATTCTCATGGCAGCCGAAGATTTTCTCAAGCTTATCGGTAAAGAGCTCAATGCAATGCAGGCGTACACGTCGGGGAAGCTGAAGATCCAGGGGGATCTCATGAAGTCCCAGCTCATTGAAAAACTGTTCAAGTTCTGA
- a CDS encoding cobyrinate a,c-diamide synthase — translation MSSSKITNLPRVVVAALKGGAGKTFLTVGLVAALRKRGLNVGVFKKGPDYIDAGWLGMAAGRDCYNLDAFLFPEEIARESFLRKSAGSDVSIVEGNRGLFDGVDAKGSYSTAELAKLVNAPVILIVDATKITRTAAAMVLGCKLLDPDLRIEGVILNRVAGTRHETVLREAIESAAHVPVLGSVAKLPLENFPQRHLGLLPLYEHPQAAEFVDQAAEIVERAVDLEKVLAICQSAEHLEIPDSSALDQAAAVESKPLLRIGILKDSAFQFYYPENLEALRNAGADLIFLSALVEKDLPELDALYIGGGFPETHAEALARNDVFKNSLRSAVENGLPVYAECGGLMYLSRNLLIDRHSYPMVGVFPVDSVLERNPQGHGYIQVEVQEANPFYPEGTVLKGHEFHYSYVTGLDRPGASYAFRVVRGHGMDGHRDGICCGNALGTYVHVHALGQPEWARCMIQKARAYRQRK, via the coding sequence ATGAGCTCATCGAAGATCACGAATCTCCCCAGGGTAGTGGTTGCAGCCCTCAAGGGAGGCGCAGGAAAGACGTTCCTCACAGTAGGGCTGGTTGCTGCACTGAGGAAACGCGGTCTGAATGTCGGTGTCTTTAAGAAAGGACCCGATTATATAGACGCTGGATGGTTGGGTATGGCTGCAGGGAGAGATTGTTACAATCTCGATGCGTTCCTGTTCCCGGAGGAAATTGCCCGGGAAAGCTTTTTACGAAAATCCGCAGGCAGTGACGTTTCCATTGTTGAGGGGAATCGAGGACTCTTTGACGGAGTAGATGCCAAAGGGAGCTACAGCACGGCTGAACTGGCAAAGCTCGTCAATGCGCCTGTGATTCTCATTGTGGACGCTACGAAAATAACGAGGACGGCCGCAGCTATGGTTCTCGGCTGCAAACTGCTGGACCCCGATCTCAGGATAGAAGGAGTCATTCTGAACCGTGTTGCAGGCACACGCCACGAAACCGTACTGAGAGAGGCGATCGAATCTGCTGCTCACGTTCCGGTCCTTGGATCGGTGGCTAAGTTGCCTCTGGAAAACTTTCCTCAACGGCACCTCGGTCTTCTTCCCTTGTACGAGCACCCTCAGGCAGCGGAATTCGTGGATCAAGCTGCAGAAATCGTGGAGCGAGCGGTCGATCTCGAGAAAGTGCTGGCAATTTGTCAGTCCGCGGAGCATCTCGAAATCCCCGACTCTTCGGCTCTCGATCAGGCAGCGGCAGTGGAGAGTAAACCTCTGTTACGAATCGGTATCCTCAAAGATTCGGCATTTCAATTCTACTACCCCGAAAATCTGGAAGCTCTTCGGAATGCCGGCGCTGATCTGATTTTTCTCAGCGCCCTGGTCGAGAAGGACTTACCGGAACTGGATGCGCTCTATATTGGCGGAGGTTTTCCCGAAACTCATGCCGAAGCTCTGGCGCGCAATGACGTGTTCAAGAATTCTCTTCGGTCGGCCGTTGAGAATGGATTACCTGTGTACGCAGAATGTGGCGGGCTCATGTACCTGTCCCGAAATTTACTTATTGATCGGCACTCTTATCCGATGGTAGGAGTCTTCCCCGTGGATTCGGTTTTGGAACGGAATCCCCAGGGGCATGGATATATTCAGGTGGAAGTGCAAGAGGCAAACCCTTTTTACCCTGAAGGAACCGTTCTCAAAGGCCATGAATTTCATTATTCGTACGTGACAGGCCTGGACAGGCCGGGTGCTTCATACGCATTCCGGGTTGTCAGAGGTCATGGAATGGATGGACATCGTGACGGTATCTGCTGCGGAAATGCTCTCGGAACATACGTACACGTCCATGCACTCGGTCAGCCTGAATGGGCCCGATGCATGATCCAAAAAGCCCGCGCGTACCGACAACGGAAATAG
- a CDS encoding ATP-dependent DNA helicase has protein sequence MEVRAQIEEILGRDGILARSMEGYELRKQQLDMAYAVFDALESDDRLIIEAPTGTGKTLAYLIAAALSGKKVAISTGTKNLQEQLFFKDIPFVREKIFPDLKAALLKGRGNFVCHTRLKKFLRQPYLEGFAPEDSLQKILKWYRATRDHGDGDRAEIENLPDDDPIWPEICSTTESCLGRKCADRDDCFVVKMKAKAYDVHVMIVNHHLLTSDLVVKESGYAEVIPRYEALIVDEAHGLEDAATQHFGFHISLFRITRLIKDIRSELPPVEAEKFAKPLSELDALARQLFARCAELFPFRSRLGRLGPEIGELKDKICLGLDSISQRLMNLPAPSDDLKSLARRTKAVGSELSTVLAAEANQEYACWAERRDRSLILHASPINVGDRFQELLYDKVPGIVFTSATLSSGGTLDYFKSRLGLKSDPSPSETILDSPFDYARQTLLYIPRSIPEPNSHNFAEATAKHVHEILERSRGRAFVLFTSYKNMEEVHRRVASKLPFPVLIQGAKPKTKLLEEFREKTGSVLFATSSFWEGVDVQGEALSCVVVDRLPFAPPDEPIVAARMEKLRNEGTEPFFSFQVPMAVISLKQGLGRLIRTRSDKGVLCILDIRILTKQYGRTFRKSLHQSPLSRELSDLEAFFAVP, from the coding sequence ATGGAAGTTCGCGCACAAATAGAAGAGATTCTCGGCAGAGACGGGATTCTGGCCCGATCCATGGAAGGCTATGAATTACGAAAACAGCAATTGGACATGGCATATGCTGTCTTCGATGCACTGGAATCCGACGACAGGCTGATTATCGAAGCACCCACAGGTACGGGGAAGACGCTCGCGTACCTTATTGCTGCCGCACTATCCGGAAAGAAGGTGGCAATCTCGACAGGAACCAAGAACCTTCAAGAGCAGCTCTTTTTCAAGGATATACCGTTTGTTCGAGAGAAAATCTTTCCCGATCTGAAAGCCGCGCTCCTCAAAGGTCGCGGCAATTTCGTATGCCATACCCGACTCAAAAAGTTTCTCAGGCAGCCGTATCTTGAAGGCTTTGCCCCGGAGGATTCGTTACAGAAGATTCTCAAGTGGTACAGAGCTACCCGGGATCATGGGGACGGAGACAGGGCGGAAATTGAAAACCTCCCGGATGACGACCCAATCTGGCCGGAGATCTGCTCCACTACCGAAAGTTGTCTCGGTCGCAAATGTGCGGATCGGGACGATTGTTTCGTCGTGAAAATGAAGGCGAAGGCTTATGACGTTCATGTGATGATCGTCAATCATCATCTGCTTACGTCGGATCTTGTCGTGAAGGAGTCCGGATACGCAGAGGTTATCCCGAGGTACGAAGCTCTGATAGTAGATGAAGCCCACGGACTGGAAGATGCAGCCACGCAACACTTCGGGTTTCATATCAGTCTTTTCAGGATCACCCGGCTCATCAAGGACATACGATCCGAACTTCCGCCTGTGGAGGCGGAAAAGTTTGCGAAACCTCTGTCGGAACTCGATGCTCTTGCTCGACAACTCTTTGCCCGATGCGCGGAGCTTTTTCCGTTTCGGTCACGTCTGGGCAGGCTCGGGCCGGAAATCGGCGAGCTAAAAGACAAGATTTGTTTGGGATTGGATTCCATTTCTCAGCGTCTGATGAATCTCCCGGCACCTTCCGACGACCTGAAAAGCTTAGCGCGGCGGACGAAGGCAGTCGGCTCTGAACTCTCCACAGTGCTTGCGGCGGAAGCAAACCAGGAATACGCGTGCTGGGCCGAGCGAAGAGATCGCAGTTTGATCCTCCATGCTTCGCCAATCAACGTGGGAGATCGATTTCAGGAATTGCTATACGACAAAGTGCCGGGAATCGTGTTCACTTCTGCCACACTCTCGTCCGGAGGCACGCTCGATTATTTTAAGTCCAGGTTGGGACTGAAGAGCGATCCGAGTCCCTCGGAGACGATACTCGATTCGCCTTTTGACTATGCCCGCCAGACACTCCTTTATATTCCCCGGTCTATTCCGGAACCCAATTCGCACAATTTTGCAGAAGCAACAGCGAAGCACGTGCACGAGATTCTTGAACGAAGCCGAGGGCGTGCGTTCGTGCTGTTCACCTCATACAAGAATATGGAAGAGGTACACCGGAGAGTGGCGTCCAAGCTTCCGTTCCCTGTGTTGATCCAGGGCGCAAAACCGAAAACGAAGCTACTTGAGGAATTTCGGGAAAAAACAGGTTCCGTGTTGTTCGCAACATCGTCGTTCTGGGAAGGAGTAGATGTTCAAGGAGAAGCTCTTTCCTGTGTCGTGGTAGACCGGCTCCCCTTTGCTCCACCGGACGAACCGATTGTAGCAGCCCGCATGGAGAAGCTCCGGAATGAGGGGACCGAACCGTTCTTTTCTTTTCAGGTGCCCATGGCGGTGATTTCTCTGAAGCAGGGCCTGGGACGGCTCATACGCACCCGTTCGGATAAAGGAGTGCTCTGCATTTTGGACATCCGTATACTAACCAAGCAATATGGCCGTACCTTCAGAAAAAGTCTTCACCAGAGCCCTCTCAGCAGAGAATTGTCGGATTTGGAAGCTTTTTTCGCTGTCCCCTGA
- a CDS encoding MlaE family lipid ABC transporter permease subunit, with protein sequence MSGIVSQEKIFFNPAWLNGYGQTHSDPESMELLLKEDFSVTREEKAFDRLHLVISGKIWMNNADTVRRTLIEQVRSEPLKNIVVDLKNVEYFDSSGAAILSELSLLCKELGNTLKLSNVPSRIQSLLDLMEYRPVESEGILYPPKEPNIIEQFGEGALVFLENARNIITFIGSAAAGFVGDILRPRKLQWDDLWKLIERSGSDAIPIVTILSFLTGGVLAFQAAIQLRKFGANIFVADLVSLSIFLEMGPLITAMIVSGRSGAAFAAQIGTMQVTEEIDALRIMGIDPIRYLVVPRILAIALIMPCLTLIADIVGMAGGCFVAILYLDLTPTAYFDQVQKVLEISDVLKGLTKSLAYGIEIAMIGCQRGFQVRGGAESVGNATTSAVVTCIFVITVTDAVFSVIFYYLPSIGS encoded by the coding sequence GTGAGTGGTATTGTATCGCAGGAGAAGATCTTCTTTAATCCCGCGTGGCTGAACGGTTACGGTCAAACACATTCAGATCCTGAGAGCATGGAGTTACTTTTGAAGGAAGACTTCTCAGTTACACGCGAAGAAAAGGCATTCGATCGATTGCATCTGGTTATCTCCGGAAAGATCTGGATGAATAACGCGGACACGGTCCGTCGAACATTGATTGAACAGGTGCGGTCCGAACCATTGAAAAACATTGTCGTGGATCTGAAAAACGTCGAATATTTTGATAGCTCGGGGGCCGCAATTCTGTCGGAATTGAGTCTTCTGTGTAAGGAACTGGGAAACACTCTGAAGCTGAGTAATGTGCCTTCAAGAATCCAGAGTCTTCTGGATTTGATGGAATATCGACCTGTAGAATCTGAAGGAATTCTGTATCCTCCAAAAGAACCTAACATCATTGAACAATTTGGAGAGGGTGCACTCGTATTTCTAGAGAATGCACGTAATATCATAACCTTCATCGGCTCTGCCGCTGCTGGTTTTGTGGGGGATATATTAAGACCGAGAAAGCTGCAATGGGATGATTTGTGGAAACTTATCGAACGAAGCGGATCCGACGCCATACCCATTGTGACGATTCTCAGTTTTCTGACTGGTGGAGTCCTCGCTTTTCAGGCAGCGATTCAGTTGCGAAAATTCGGTGCGAACATCTTTGTCGCGGATCTGGTGAGCTTGTCCATCTTTCTTGAAATGGGGCCTCTCATAACCGCAATGATAGTCTCGGGGAGATCGGGCGCGGCATTTGCCGCTCAGATCGGTACGATGCAGGTGACGGAGGAAATCGATGCTTTGAGGATCATGGGCATCGATCCCATCCGGTATCTGGTTGTCCCTCGAATATTGGCTATAGCTTTGATAATGCCTTGTTTGACTTTGATTGCGGACATCGTCGGTATGGCAGGGGGGTGTTTTGTCGCAATCTTGTACCTTGATTTGACTCCCACGGCGTACTTCGATCAAGTTCAGAAGGTGCTTGAGATTTCCGATGTATTGAAAGGACTCACAAAGAGTCTTGCCTATGGCATCGAAATTGCCATGATCGGCTGTCAGCGAGGGTTTCAGGTCCGAGGCGGTGCCGAAAGCGTTGGTAATGCAACTACTTCTGCCGTTGTCACGTGTATCTTTGTGATCACGGTGACTGACGCGGTGTTTTCGGTAATTTTCTACTATCTTCCCTCCATTGGGTCTTGA
- a CDS encoding ABC transporter ATP-binding protein, with translation MEPKDTLISVRNLTMGYGNGVVVRDVSFDISEGDIFAILGRSGCGKTTLFKAIIGLLNPIEGEVIIDGDRVLPVLEGGSDRVLRKIGVLFQSGALFSSMTVAENLAFPLRQYTSLPEGLIEKIITMRLSEVGLDHAARMLPSELSGGMQKRAALARAMVLDPKILFFDEPSAGLDPVTSAELDNMILKINETLGTTIVLVTHELPSIFKIVRRAVMLDPEEKTIIADGKPSDLRKSEDSRVRDFFTRLGSEE, from the coding sequence TTGGAGCCTAAAGACACACTGATTTCCGTACGGAATCTCACGATGGGATATGGAAACGGAGTGGTGGTCAGAGACGTATCGTTCGATATTTCCGAAGGAGACATCTTTGCTATTCTCGGCCGCTCAGGATGCGGGAAAACCACCTTATTCAAAGCGATAATCGGACTTTTGAATCCCATCGAGGGCGAGGTGATCATCGACGGCGACAGAGTTCTTCCTGTTTTGGAAGGCGGTTCAGACCGGGTATTACGCAAAATAGGAGTCCTGTTCCAGTCGGGCGCTTTGTTCAGTTCCATGACCGTGGCCGAGAACCTGGCCTTTCCTTTGCGGCAATACACGTCACTCCCTGAAGGGCTGATTGAAAAGATAATTACGATGCGGCTTTCCGAAGTCGGACTCGATCATGCGGCACGGATGTTGCCGTCTGAATTGAGCGGGGGAATGCAAAAACGTGCCGCTCTTGCCCGTGCGATGGTTTTGGACCCCAAGATACTTTTTTTTGACGAACCTTCGGCTGGTTTGGACCCCGTGACCAGCGCGGAACTCGACAACATGATTCTCAAGATAAATGAGACGCTGGGTACAACCATCGTTCTTGTAACTCACGAATTACCGAGTATTTTCAAAATAGTGCGGCGTGCCGTGATGCTCGATCCGGAAGAGAAGACCATAATAGCTGACGGAAAGCCGTCAGATCTTCGTAAGTCCGAGGATTCCAGAGTCAGAGATTTTTTCACCCGTTTAGGGTCCGAAGAATAA